The Bos taurus isolate L1 Dominette 01449 registration number 42190680 breed Hereford chromosome 18, ARS-UCD2.0, whole genome shotgun sequence genome has a window encoding:
- the LOC516179 gene encoding homeobox protein Nkx-6.2, with protein MALETLSRLPTPAPAGTRDPYRAAQRHLLAAPQPGGDSEIHPSLFPGPRFPGNSCVWGVLSNISTFRRQLQRHHLKAYFGAAAAFARGYPKPLVELPGRPPIFWPGVVQGSPWRDPRLAGPAQAGRVLDKDGKKKHSRPTFSGQQTFALEKTFEQTKYLAGPERARLAYSLGMTESQVKVWFQNRRTKWRKRHAAEMASAKKKQDSDAEKLKVGGSDAEDDDEYNRPLDPNWDDEKITRLLKKHRAPNLALASPCGGGAGDAS; from the exons ATGGCACTAGAAACTTTGAGCAGACTGCCCACTCCAGCGCCGGCCGGCACGCGGGATCCATACCGTGCGGCACAGCGCCATCTGCTGGCGGCTCCGCAGCCAGGGGGTGACTCGGAAATCCACCCGAGTCTATTTCCCGGACCTCGGTTCCCGGGGAATTCCTGCGTCTGGGGAGTTCTGAGT AATATCTCTACCTTCAGGAGGCAACTCCAAAGACATCATTTAAAAGCATACTTCGGGGCCGCGGCCGCCTTTGCGCGTGGCTATCCCAAGCCCCTGGTGGAGCTTCCCGGGCGCCCGcccatcttctggcccggagtgGTGCAGGGCTCGCCCTGGAGGGACCCCCGCCTGGCCGGCCCGGCCCAGGCCGGCAGGGTCCTGGACAAGGACGGCAAGAAGAAGCACTCTCGGCCGACCTTCTCCGGCCAGCAGACCTTCGCGCTGGAGAAGACTTTCGAGCAGACGAAGTACCTGGCGGGGCCCGAGCGCGCGCGCCTCGCCTACTCCCTGGGCATGACCGAGAGCCAGGTCAAGGTGTGGTTCCAGAACCGCCGGACCAAGTGGCGCAAGCGGCACGCGGCGGAGATGGCGTCGGCCAAGAAGAAGCAGGACTCGGACGCCGAGAAACTGAAGGTGGGCGGCTCGGACGCGGAGGACGACGACGAGTACAACCGGCCCCTGGACCCCAACTGGGACGACGAGAAGATAACGCGGCTGCTCAAGAAGCACAGAGCCCCGAACTTGGCGCTGGCCAGCCCgtgcggcggcggcgcgggggaCGCCTCCTGA